The Cellulophaga lytica DSM 7489 nucleotide sequence GCAGGCGTAATAGCATTAGTACACAAGTTATCATCTTGTACTCTTACAATATAATTTTCATTAGCTGCATTTGCAGGCACATCTGTAAATATTGCAGAAGATTGGTATCCTCTAAAAACAGCATAACTTGTTGTTACTGTATTGTATATTTCTAATTGATAGTTATACGTTGGTGTACCACCATTTGCAACAGCAGTAATTGTAGCACCTGTATTATTACATGTAAATTCATCTGTGATAGATGCAGTAGCAGTAACTTCTGTTGGTTCAGTTAATTCTTGTGTTAATGGAATACTACATGCATTATCATCAACATCTCTAACTTCAATAGTATAGTTTTGTGCAGTTAAACCAGTTACGGTTTGCGAAGTTGTAAAAGGGCCAGAATACGTTGCACCACCATCTAAAGAATATTCATATCCGCCAGCACCAAAATTTGCTGCATTAATAACAAATTCACCATCATTACCACCAAAACAAGAAATGTTTACAGGGTTTGTAATGTTTGCTGTAAAAGCTTTACCTGCTTCAACTACAACGTCAAAGGTTACAGAAGAAGAACAAACTTCTGGTAGTTGAAATGCTTGTATATCATCTATTGCAATATCATTTCCATCAACAACCGCAGAATTTGTGCGTATAACAATATCAAGGTTTGTATTAGCACCAGGGTTTAATGTTACAGTATAATTATGCCAGTCATCAGCATTATTATTTTTAGGAATATTACCAGTAGCAACACTAGTAATTACAACACCACCAGCGTCTACTAATTCTATTTCTATTGTAGGATCACCTCCACTTGTACCGGCTCTTAATAAGTTGTATGCCCATGTAGATATTGTAATATCTCTGTTTGGTATAACCTCTATACCTCTTTTAGCATATACAATACCACCAACACCAGCAACACCACCAACATTCATTGCTAAAAACCTTCCGTTAGCGTTACCTGTATGATCGTTAGGACTTCTCCAAGTACCAAAAGGTAAAGCTATGGCTTGTGTAACCGAGTATTCACCATCATTAATTCTGGTATGTACACCAGGATCACAAGTTCTTACTGTACCATCTTGTGGCTCATAACAGTATAAAGGATCTATTTGTGTTATTGATGTATTTGCACCAAAACCAAAATCTTCTGATAATAAATTACTTGGTGTAGGAGCTGCATTAGAAGTATAATCTACTCTAATTGTATGTGTACCTGCTGCTACATCTGTAAAGATATTACTTGTATTATCTGGCGTGTTAAATGAACCATCTATAGAGTATACATAATCAAAATCTGTACTACTAGGTGTAACTGTAATTTCACCTAAACCTTCACAATCATAAGAAATTGACGGAGCAAATGTAGGTGCCTCAGGAGCAGCATCTACAGTTACTGTCATTTCATAAGTACATAAATTTGCATCTCTAATATACAATGTATGTGTACCAGGTAATAAGTTAGATATTGAGTTTGTACTGTAGTTAACACCACCATCAAAACTATATTCATATGCAGGTGTACCACCTTGTGCATTTGTAATTCTAACCTCAGCACCAGTTGTTGGGTTACACTCGTATAAAGCTGTTACTGCTGCAGAAGCAGATAAAGTAAAAGGTTCTGTTATAGTATGTGTATCTGTTACAGTACATAAATTAGCGTCTCTAACTACAATATTATAACTATTTGCAGGTAAATTATTAAATGTGTTTGTTGGTACAAATGTTGCACCACCATCTATACTATATTGGTAAGGCGCTTCTCCACCACCAGCAGTTATTGTTATGGTAGATTGTGCTTCGCCACTACAAAGTATGTCTGTACTTGTTGTAGTTACTGTTAATGCAGGATCTTGTGCAATGTTTAAATCGTACATAGCCTCACAAAAAGTTCCTGTACCGTTATTATCACGCACATACACATCATAATCACCAGCACCAGTTGTTACCGTTCTAGGATTAACATTTGTAAAATCTGTTGCAGCCGGAGTAGTACCATCAGCAACAATTGCATATACATAATTTACGCCACTACCACCAGCAGGAGTAATAGTTACTTCTGTATCTGTATCACAAGCTGTAATATTATCTGCGGTTGCCGTAACAGTTAATTCTGGGTTTACTGTAATAGAGGCTGTTCCTGTACAGTTTTTACCATCTATAACATCTATAGTATACGTACCCGGATTTAAGCCAGAGAACACGTTATTTGTGCTGTAAGCGCCTCCATTTATTCTATATTGATAAGTGCCATCTCCGCCAGCTGTAACATTAGCTGTAAGTTCTAGTCCTGCAGCTGCCGTAAAGCAATCGTTATTTGGAACAATTTCTAAAGTAGGAGCTATTGAAGCATCTAAATCAAAGCTTGATGTAACAATACAACCATTAGCATCCTCTACACTAACATTAAAAGTTCCTGTTTGGTTTAAGTTATTAAACGTACCGGTACCATTAGTAAATGTAGTTGTACCATCTGGATACGTAATTGTAAATTCGTTACTACCCCAACCACCAGTAGCAGTTAAAACTACACTACCATCTGTTGTACAAGTTGGTTGTGTTGGGTTAACATTTAGTGCTAAAGCAGCAGTTGGTGCATTTATAATAACATCTGCAGTTGCAGTACAGTTTGTTTCTGTATCTGTAACAGTTATTGTGTATGTACCATTATCTAAATTTGTTAAAGAAATTGTAGCAAGATTTACTCCTGTACCTCCTGGTATAGTTGTTGGTCCTGTTATTACATAATTGTATGTAGAATTAAAACCTGATACTTCAAAATTTGCTTCTCCATCTATATCATCAAAACAAGAAATATTACTAACTAAATTACCAACTACAGAAATAGGATCTACTGGTCTAATTGTAAAACTCTCTTCATATTCACAACCTTTAGCGTCTGTTACTCTAAAAGTATAAGTGTCTGGAGCTAAACCATTAAATGTTGCTGTGTTTCCTGTTGTGCTTGTAGCTGCTATTGCTGTTGGAGCAATAATATCAAAAACATAAGGAGCTGTACCATTGGTAACTGTTACTGTAACATTAGATGTTTGTGTAGGGCAGTTAGGAGCTGTTGCTGTAAAGTCTAAATCTGTTGGCGGATTTAATGCATCTATAACAATTTCATTTGTTACAAACGTACACATATTAGCATCTCTAATTGTAATAGTATAACTACCGTTAGTTAGGTTTGCAAATGTGTCTGCACCTGCACCTGAGTTAAAATTAACACCATCTATACTATATTCATAAGGAGCTGCACCACCAGTTACATTTTGAGCTTGTATTGTTGCTTCTTGTAAACATGTATAATCATCAACTAAAACAGCATCACCTGTAACACCATCTGTAGGACCACCAATAGTAAAAGGTTCATCAAAATCACATGATGTACCACCTATTGTTTGTGTTATCGTAAGTATGTAATCTCCTTGTGGTAATGATGAAAAATTACCAGAGTTGTTTACACTAGTTGTTGTGCCGTCTGGATACAATAAACTGTATGATAAAGTATAACCATTACTATTTGTAATATTAATATCAAAACTACCATCTTCTGCACCAAAACAGGTTTCATCTGTAATGTTAGGATTATATGTAATTGCAGGTGCTATATCTACTGTAGCTTCATTAGTAATAACATAACAATTATTACTTCCTACAACTATAAATTCGTAAGTACCAGCATCTGCATCACTAAAGTAAAAGTCTTCTGTTGTTTGGTATGCACTTGCAGGAATATCACTTAATGTAAAAGGAGCTGGGTATAAGTCTACACCATCTTTACTCCATATTGCATATGTGTACGTTGGGTTAGCAACACCACCAGTAGCTGTTACAGATATAATACCATCTGTACAGTCTATAGATTTTGTTGTTAACGCAGAAGCAGCTAAGTCAGATACATCATTAATGGTCACTTCTCTAGTTAATGTACAACCATCATCAGTTCTTACGGTAACATCATAAACACCATCGTTTAAACCTAAAAAAGTATGGTCATTATCATCTGTAGGTCCAAAAGTATCTACCTCTACTCCTCCTTGAGAAATAGAAAAATAGTATTGAGGCTCAACATCTTCAGCAGAAATTCTAATTTCTCCTAAACCATTACAATCTGTATCTTTAGTTGTAATATTAACTACATAGTCTCTTCTTAGTACTCCTATATCTTCTAATCTAAACACACAACCGTCTACTACACCTTGCTGACGCATTTCTACTGTGTAGGCTCCGTTATTTGTTATTGGAAAAACAGGACCATTATTAGCACTATAAGGAACAAGAATAGTACCTGTAGCTGCATCTAATAACTGAAAATCATAATTAGCTGGTACGTTAGTAACACTAATGCTACCATCTGTAGTACAAATAATATCTTCTACTGTTGCTCTAGGGTCTAAATCGTTTTTAAATACATTAAAGTAGAACCTTGTAAAACAACCATTTAAATAGTTAATTACTACTCTATATTGTCCTTCGTCTTCTGCATTAAATGTTTGGCCTGTTGCCACTTGGCTCCAAGTACAGGTTCCGTTTTTATTAGCACAATCTTCTACTGAAGCTGTACAACTACCTTCGTCTAATTTTTCCCATTGTATGCTTGTAGCATCAGGAATATTAATACTTATTGGTTCTACATCATTTAAACCACATAAAAATATTTTTGGTAATGGGTCACCATCAATAGGGCAAATAGTTACTTCACCATCAACTGTGTTAGAAGTATCGTTTATTAAATCTATTATTGGGTTAGTTTGTGTGGTTCCAAAACGTGTTACAGTTATAATTTCTTGAAAACCTTTACAAGGATCTGCAATTATTTTATCAACTATATATACTCCTATATCATCTACAACAATTGTACTTAAATCTCCATCTGGATTACCGTCATTAATAACAGTATCTCCGCTGTCTATAACACCGTTTCCGTTTTCATCTTTATACCAAACATAGTCATCAAAACCATCACCTGAATCTAGAACTGCATCTGCACCACAAATTTCTACACTTCTGTTATAGTCACAGTTTTCTAAATCATCTAATAAAAAGTTTGTTGCACCAGGTGTTGTAAATCCACAAGTATCAAAATCTGTAACACTAGGGTCATCTGTAATTTCATTTGTGTTAATTACACCTCTGTAAGTAGAGTATGCTAAGTTTTGAATAAGATCTGAACATGCATCTATAAAATCAAAGCAATTTTCTGCTACACGTACACGCATACGTATGCTTTCTAAAGGCCCGCCTTGTACTACTAAGTCATTTGGTATTGTAAATAAAACTGTTCTAGTAGCAGGGTTATAAGTATAAGATACTCCTGCAGGCATTGTAATATTAGTTTCATCTAAGGTTACATTTACAGGTAATACATCTCTAATGGTGTAATTATCTGCATCATCATTACCAACATTTTGGAATGATAAAACGTAGTCTAAAACCTGACCTAGGTTTACACCTTGCCCGGTAATATCTGTACCACCAATGTCCTCTACCCTTTTGGCTAAGTGCATTTGTGGTTCTATAATTTCTACATCAAAAGATGTAAAGAAAATATCGTATTTGTCTTGTGTAGAAGTGGCTCTTAAAATAGCACTTGTTTCATCATTAGGGATGGTAGACCAACCTGTATTAGGTATTGTAAAAAGGTCTGCATCCCATCCTAATGTGTTTACACTGTTGGGGTTACGAGTAGTTACGATATTATTTTCAAAAGTGACATTACTGTCAAAAAAGTTGTTTGTTTTATTAGGGTCAGCTCCAAACCTATTTGTACCTAAAGGAGTATAAGTTGGTCTACCGCTTGCTTTAATAGATAAACCGTCACCAGTTATACCGTTATCACCTTCTAATGTACTTACCCCTAACCTCGCATTTACAGGGAAAGGAGCTGGTAATGTTGTAAAACCAGATACAGGAATATCTACAGATTCTCCAGATTTAATACCTGCATAACCATCAAAAGTAGTAATGTATTTACCTGGGTATGTTGGGTTTTCATAAACAACAACCATTGTCCATCCACCAGATACACCACCCGAAGGAGTTTCACCTACACTTGCTCTTACATTAGCAATTGTGTATTCTCCATTAGGGTCTGCTAAGCCAGTAACTAATGATGTTATATCTTTATAACAAGCATATGGACTGTAATAGCCAAAATCTGTATCACCAAAACCATCAAAAAGTACTTCATCTGCAGAGATATCTACATATGAACCACCTGGTGTTTTAAACTTAATATTTCCAATGTTACTACGGTCTGTTTCATTTGCATAAACAGCAGACCAATATAAACCAACATACCTAACTCTAGAGCAACTGGCATCTGGTACAGTTAACTCTGCACTACTAGAACTAAATGTAGATGCATCACCATCTATATCTATGTATTGCATATCCCAATTATCATTAGCTGTAGAGCTATTTCCTGTTTGGTTGTATGAATCGTTTGCATCTACGGGCGTAGAGACATTATAATATTGCCAATATCCTCCCCAACGGGTATTTACCCATCTTCTTTCCCTAGTAATTTCGTTACCTTCACGGTTTACAATATTATTAGCTATAATAGTTAAGTCTCCACGGATACTGTTGTCATATCTAGGTTCAAAATTATTTTTAACTTGGCTAAACCCTAAATGAGATATAGTTAAGAAAAAAATAATTAAAAGCGATTTTAAAAACTTATTCATTAGGTTGAATGTTTTTAGTGTTTGTTGGTGAGTAATTAATTTGAGTTGAGTTGTTAGTTGTTATACTGTCATTGAATTTTACAGTATACTTATTGGTATTTTTTGTGTTAGCTAATGCAATACAGGTCAGCAATAGAGCACAAAAAAGTATTATTTTAGAAAAAATCTTATCCATTACGCTATGTTGTTTTGAGTAACTCTCATTATCCACATACGGTCTTGGTAAGAGCTGTTAATATTAGAATAGTATGACAGTAAAGCATTGTTCCATGTACCATGCTTTTTTAAATACACATATCTATAATTATTTTCTGGGTTTATAAAATAGCTAGCGTTTAAGCCTTGCTTGTTTAGTAGCTTAACAAAGTTGTTTGCATTTTTAGCACTTGCAAAAACATTTGCAATTATATAATAACCAGAGTCTACACCATTAAATTTTACAATTTTGGGTGTTGGATAAGTACCTGCAACATTGTCTTTCTGTACAGGGTTTCTAAATTTAGGATTGTCATTACTATACTTATCTCTTGTTTTTGTTTTGTCTTTTGTAGTAGTAGCTGCATAGCCAGTATTGTTATACCTGCTATCTGTATTTGTACCATTGTCTACATTCATAATCCACATATCATAATCGTATGCGCCATTAAGTTGTGAGTTATGTGCTGCTTCTGCTTCTTTCCAAGTATCATATCTTTCTAAATACACATACTTTAAATCTGTTTTTGGATCTCTTATATAATCAGCAGATAAGCCATTATCTTCAAGGTCTTTAATAAATTTATTTAAATACCCTTGCCCTTTGTATACATTAGCAATTACATAGTAGCCATCTTGTACACCGTTTAAGTGTTTAAATTTTCTTCTTTTTATTGTAGAAGCGTTTTTAGTTACTTTTTTTGTTGTACTATTATTTGCTACTGCATTATTTGTTTTAGTTGCATCTGTTGCTACAGTTGCATTTTCAACAGTGTTGTTAGTAGCATTTTGGTAGTTAGAAGTTGAGGTCTTTGGAGTAACAACAGTTGTTACATCTTTTTCTATACCGTTTGGTTTATTAGTAGTGTTTTCTGCAACTGCATTTTCATCATTATTAATGAAATACATTTTTTTAGCTCTCTCTTCTAAATCTGGTCTTTTACCTTGAGTTTCACTACGTACCATACGTAACACTCTTTCAAACCTTTTTTCTAAATCTCTTTGTCTGTTTATTTCTAAAGAATCTTGTCTGTACATTAACTCTGCCAAAACTTGGTCATTTTCAGCCAATCGTTTTTTAAGTTCTTCAAATTTTTCAGATTCTAATTCTTCGTCTAAGTTTGTATCTTCTTCATTAAATGCAAGTTCATTATCACTATCATCTTCTAACATTACTCTGTCTTCTGTTAAGTTTGGAGTAAATGAGTATGCAACAGAGATTTCATGAGTTACACCAAAATTATCTAAATCACCAGATATACCTTTTTCCATAGTATACCCTAATGATAATCGTTTGTTTAGATTAAAACCTAAACCTGCAGCGGCACCATAGTGGTCATCATAACCAACTTGGGCCCATCCAAGTTTAGGTAAATCTAATATAAGGCTACCACCAAGCACAACATCTTCTTGCCCACCTTTACGTACTCTAGCCAAAGGCATTAATCTACCTTGTTCTAAAATACCAGATGTTTTATCAAACTGATGTGTATATTGTAAGTGACCAGAGAAAGTTTTATCTGCAAATTCTGTAATAGATTCGCTTGTTTTTAGGTTATAATCAAATAAGTTTTCTGCATATAAACCAATATCAAACTTACCATAAGACAAGTTAACACCAGGCTGAAACTGTAATAAATTGTCTCTTTGGCCATTTAAAAACGGATCGTCTGGATCTGCAGCGTTTACTCTACTTTTATCTAAACCACTGGCATAGTAAGACATATTGGCTCCAAAAGTAAAGTTACTTTTGTCGTTTAGTTTTACACCGTAAGCATAGTTAGCAAGTACACCGTAATTTGTTAGTGTACCAGCTGTTTGTTGGTATATACTTAAACCTAAACCTGTACGGTCATTAATACGTCCACTATAGCTTAAAAAGTAGTTTTGATTGTTATCTGTAAATTCTACCGATTGGTTTCTGTGTAATAAGTTTATGTACGACTTGTCTTCCCTTACCGTAGAAAACGTAGGGTTTATTAAGAACCTATTATATTTTAAAAGGTTCTGCGATGGAACATCGTATGATAGGTATGGATTAA carries:
- a CDS encoding PorP/SprF family type IX secretion system membrane protein, whose amino-acid sequence is MFKFKYIYFLLLVMVLTNVSAQEVNPYLSYDVPSQNLLKYNRFLINPTFSTVREDKSYINLLHRNQSVEFTDNNQNYFLSYSGRINDRTGLGLSIYQQTAGTLTNYGVLANYAYGVKLNDKSNFTFGANMSYYASGLDKSRVNAADPDDPFLNGQRDNLLQFQPGVNLSYGKFDIGLYAENLFDYNLKTSESITEFADKTFSGHLQYTHQFDKTSGILEQGRLMPLARVRKGGQEDVVLGGSLILDLPKLGWAQVGYDDHYGAAAGLGFNLNKRLSLGYTMEKGISGDLDNFGVTHEISVAYSFTPNLTEDRVMLEDDSDNELAFNEEDTNLDEELESEKFEELKKRLAENDQVLAELMYRQDSLEINRQRDLEKRFERVLRMVRSETQGKRPDLEERAKKMYFINNDENAVAENTTNKPNGIEKDVTTVVTPKTSTSNYQNATNNTVENATVATDATKTNNAVANNSTTKKVTKNASTIKRRKFKHLNGVQDGYYVIANVYKGQGYLNKFIKDLEDNGLSADYIRDPKTDLKYVYLERYDTWKEAEAAHNSQLNGAYDYDMWIMNVDNGTNTDSRYNNTGYAATTTKDKTKTRDKYSNDNPKFRNPVQKDNVAGTYPTPKIVKFNGVDSGYYIIANVFASAKNANNFVKLLNKQGLNASYFINPENNYRYVYLKKHGTWNNALLSYYSNINSSYQDRMWIMRVTQNNIA